DNA from Synechococcus sp. CBW1108:
CGAGCAGCCCCACTCCCCCCTTGACCAGCCCTAGGCCGGCCATGGTCCGCCCCACCGACAGGGCCAGGTCTTGAGCGCTCTTGCGGCTGAGGCTGATGCCATACACCCGGGCAATCTCCACCACCATCTGGGCATTTACCGCCGCCGCGCCGAGCAGATCCAGGCCCGGCAGGGGGGTGACTGCCAGCACCCCAGCTCCTATCCACATGTGGCGATCGACAATCGCCTCGCTGTCGCTGCGGCGTTGACGCGCCAGCAGGGAGCGGCTCGCTTGGCTGAGGCGCCGGCACTGGAGCAGCAGGTTGTCGGCGATCAACTCCTCCCCATCGGCATGCAGCACCACGGCGATGCGGCGCAGCAGGGGCTCCACCTCAGGGGCGGGCTGCAGGGGCCTGCCCCCCGGCATCGGCACGCTCTGGGGGGCCGCACTGGCTGCAACCACATCCTCGGCGGCCACCCTGCCGCGGCTGCGCTGGCGCAGCAGCTGCAGCAGGCGGGCCTCTTCCTGCTCACCGCGCAGGTCGCATTTATTGAGAACGAGCATCAGGCGCTTGCCCAGGCTGGCCAGGGCATCGAACACCTCCAGTTCGGCGGCGCGCAGGTCCCCATCCACCACCAGCAGCAGCAGGTCGGCCTTGCTGGCCTGCTCCCGGGCCAGGAGTTCGCGCTCCAACCCCGCCGCCCCGGCCTCCAGGATGCCAGGGGTATCCACCAGCCACACCCCCCGCTGCAGGCCCTTGAGTCGCAGGCGGTAGCGCTGGCTCTGAACGGTGGAGCCCATGGCGGCGCCAACCTGACCCACCAGCTCCTGCAGCAGGGCCCGGATCAGGGAGGTCTTGCCGGCCGAACCGACCCCAAACAGCACGATCACCAGGTCGCCCCGCTCCAGTTCGGCGGCCATCCGTTTGCGTTCCTGCTGCAGGGCTTCCCGCTCCACCGCATCCCTGACCCGCTCAAGGGTCTGGTCGATGCCCGCCAGGTTCTGGGCGGCTGCCTGGCGGCGGTTGGTCGGCGCTGGCCTCTCGGCCCCTCCTGCCGGCCGGCCCCTGGCCTCCCAGGCGCTCCGCAGCCAGGGCCAGGCCAGCTGCACCAGCAACAGGGCCCCAGCCGCAAAAATCAGCAGAAAAACCGGCTGGACTATCCAGTAGGGCAGATACCAGCTCAGCTGCAGGTAGAGGGTGTTGATGCCCTGCAGCACCAGCCCCACGGCGATCAGGGCCACCAGGGCCAGGCCGGCCAGGAGCCACAGGCGGATGCGGGTTTTCACGCGAGGGGTTGCATCAATTCAGGGCCGCGTTGAGCGGATGATCTCGCCCCAGAGACCTGCAGCAAGGGCGCTGCTGGCCCGGCTGGGACTGTTGTCATCGTTGCCCAGCCAGATCCCCACCACCCAGTGGCGCCTGGGTTCGTAGCCGACGAAGAGCAAGTCGCGGCTGGAGTTGGTGGTGCCCGTCTTGCCCCCCTCCGCTCCCCCCAGGCTGGCCATCTGGCCCGTGCCCCGCTGCACCACGGCACGCAGC
Protein-coding regions in this window:
- a CDS encoding YcjF family protein — encoded protein: MKTRIRLWLLAGLALVALIAVGLVLQGINTLYLQLSWYLPYWIVQPVFLLIFAAGALLLVQLAWPWLRSAWEARGRPAGGAERPAPTNRRQAAAQNLAGIDQTLERVRDAVEREALQQERKRMAAELERGDLVIVLFGVGSAGKTSLIRALLQELVGQVGAAMGSTVQSQRYRLRLKGLQRGVWLVDTPGILEAGAAGLERELLAREQASKADLLLLVVDGDLRAAELEVFDALASLGKRLMLVLNKCDLRGEQEEARLLQLLRQRSRGRVAAEDVVAASAAPQSVPMPGGRPLQPAPEVEPLLRRIAVVLHADGEELIADNLLLQCRRLSQASRSLLARQRRSDSEAIVDRHMWIGAGVLAVTPLPGLDLLGAAAVNAQMVVEIARVYGISLSRKSAQDLALSVGRTMAGLGLVKGGVGLLATALSLNVPALVVSRALQAVSAAWLTRIAGLSFITYFERDQDWGDGGLQEVVQQQYDLNRREGALSRFLEAALNRVVQPLQARQPSLAPRPPSE